CATCCGGATGAATGAACGGCTCCGTTCGCGGGAAGATATTCTTGCCAATCTCCGAAAATTTCGTGTCGTTGGTATTTACTCGACCGGCATGACGCAATATGATAATTCTGTGGCCTTCACAACTCTTCCGGCCGCGCAGGCTTTCAATGGTCTGAGCATGACGCAGGTGACCGGATATGATATTCGCACTGCATCCATCGCGGATGCGAATCCTGTCACACGGAAGATCAACCGGGTACTCCGATATCCCTACTTCGCGCGGAGCGTGTATGATGTTTATCCAACCATTTTCGCGTGGATCGATCTGCAAAAGAAGCCGATCCCGATTATTCTCGGGCTTATCATCTTAGTGGCAACATTCAATGTGGTTTCCACACTTTTACTCATTGTGATCGAAAAGACACACTCGATCGGAGTACTGAAAACTCTTGGGGCCACGATGGGCGGAATTGCTCGCATCTTCGTCACGGAGGGAATGACGATCGCTATCTTCGGGACGCTCATCGGCGACCTGATCGCGTTTGTTCTCTGTACGCTCGAAGCACATTATCACTTCTTCAAGCTTCGCGCCGAGATTTACTTCATGTCGTCCGTTCCAGTCTCGATCGAGTGGCAGCACTATGCGATCGTATCTGGGATCGCTCTCGCGCTGGCGCTGGCGGCCTGCCTGATACCATCAAGAATTGCCGCTCGGATGCAGCCGCTCGACGCCCTCCGGTTTGCATGATACCCATTTCTGTTGCCGTCGGTCTCCTCCTAAGGGATGGCTGTGTCCTCATGGGCGAACGTCGTCCCGACAAAATTTACGGATTGCATTGGGAATTCCCTGGAGGAAAACTCGAAGTCGGAGAGACCGCGCTGGACGCACTTCGAAGAGAACTCTCGGAAGAACTGGCGATTCATATCACCGATGCGCAGGAATGGCTGCGGGAGACTGCCACTTATTCGAATGGCTTGACCTACGACATTCATTATTACCTGGTCCGGGGATGGACCGGAACGATGGAAAATTGCGAGTTCAATAAAATCCAATGGGTGTCAAATGAGGCGCTTCCTACGTTGTTGCACTTGAGTGGCAACAAGAACATCCTCGACCGCCTCACGCACGAAGGCATTCCGGCGTAGCATCGTACCTCGATTACTTGCCTGGCATTCTGCGAACAAACGCAGCTTTATCTGGCGCGGAGTGAAGCGATCGCCATACATCGTGCTCGTGAGTGAATTCATGCTCCAGCAAACGGGCACAACACACGTTGATCGCAGATTGCCAATCTTCCTCAAGCAGTTTCCGTCCGTGAAGTCGCTCGCGAATGCGACACCAGCCCAAGTATTGCGAGCATGGCAAGGGCTCGGCTATAACCGTCGTGCACTCTATTTGCATCGCGCCGCGAAGGCATTGGCTGCGCTACGCACGTTTCCTAAATCGCTTGAAGCGTTACAGAAGCTACCCGGCGTTGGACAATATACAGCCAGTGCTGTCCTGGCATTTGCGTACAATGCGGATATGCCTGTCATCGATGTGAATGTCGAACGAGTGCTCTCTCGGCTCTGGAAGAAGATGCCGAACAACCGGACGACCTTGCCAAAGAAAGATCTGTACGAATTTGATGCGTCGGTCTTGCCAAAGGGTCAGTCCTCCGCGTGGCACGAGGCACTGATGGATTTGGGTGCTACCATCTGTACAAAGAATGCACCAAAGTGCCTGGAGTGTCCGCTCCGTCGCTCCTGCCCATCGGTTACGATGGAGCATTCGTCTCAGAAGTCCGCTCGTTCCGAGCCACATTATTTTGGAGAACCGAGACGCATATGGCGAGGCCGCGTGCTGCGGACTATTGCGAACGCGGATGGGGTTGCGACGCGCACTCTTACATCAACCATGGAGAAGCGATTCGAGATTGAAGGCGCTGGTTTCGCCCCCTTTATCAAACAACTGGTCAAGACGCTCGTCGCTGAACAATTCATTCACGAAAGCGCTGATGGCACGCTCATACTTGCAAATGAATAAACTGCCAGAGCCATGGCGCTCAGTCTACACCGAACGACAATCGGCTATTCTGCAACGTCTACTGGACTTCTCGGATGTTCCCCCCGATCAGTATTTTTACGAACTTGCCTTTTGTATTCTTACACCACAATCGAGTGCAGCAAATGCCGAGGCAACAATAGCCGAACTTGTCCGGGATCACTTTCTTGAACGTGGGTTCGATCCGATGAGCTATTTGCGAGATGCGAAGCATTATATCCGCTTTCATAATGTGAAAGCGAAGCGCTTGCTCGAGATTCGCGAGCGCTTTCCAGATTTGCTGCCCTACTTGCTCGATCAAACCGCAACGCCTGAGGCAAAGCGTGAGATCGTCTTAGCCAGCGTGAAGGGACTCGGCATGAAGGAAGCCTCGCATTTTCTCCGCAACATCGGCGTACGCGGACTCGCCATTCTCGACCGGCATATCTTCAAGCATCTGACCCGACTTGGTGTAATCAATGAGATTCCGATGAGCGGCCCGACGAAGAAACGCTATCTGGAGATCGAAAGGCTATGGCACGAGTATGCGAAACGCATCGACATCTCGCTCGATGAGTTGGACCTGCTGTTTTGGAGCATGGAAACGGGCGAGATCAGAAAATAACTCGGGTCAGAGAATGACCTGCAATCGGAATCGGTTAGCCTCGGAATGGCTATACTGACCACGTCTCCACGACTCACGCTTCGCTCGCTCGAGCGCGAAGACATCCCACATTCGGTGGATATGTGGTGCGATGCGGAAACGATGCGATATATGGGTGGCCCACGAGAGAGAACAAAACTGCTGGCCTATATTGATGATCTTCTCACGCATGAAGACGCAACTGACATTCACACCCCGAACCAATTCTGGACAGCGATCCAAACTCATACAAACGAATACATCGGAGATTTTGGGTTGATTCAAAAAGAAGTAGATGGGGCTGTGGAAACGGAGTTGGTCTACTTGGTTGCGAAGCACCATTGGGGTAACGGCTACGCGACTGAAGGCGCTCGAGCATTGGCAGACTATGCGTTTGCCGTTGCAGGACTCTCGCGACTTGTCTCGCTTGTCGATCCCGAGCATATCGCCTCTCAACGCGTCGCCGAAAAAGTTGGCATGACCTTCGAACGTGAGACAGTACGCTCTAATGGTCGCACCATGCGAATCTATAGCATATTGAACGAATCGGTATAGAGCGGAACCGGTCTGACTTACCTTTGAAAGGGAGTAACACGGTCTGAGAAATCCGGCCGGTAGTAGTCCTGACTCTCGAACTCCTGCGCCCAGCCATTTTCGATTCCGAACTCATCCAGCATGTCGAGCACTTTGTCATATTCGCGCTCGCGAATGCGGCGATTGAGCAACAGGAGCGATTCAAATTTCTCGGCGTTCTCGTCGGACACCTTGTTCGTCGGATAGTACTGCGACATCACCGAAAGAGTCACGCCGGGAGACAACTCACTCGATATGAACTCAAACGATTCACGCGTCCCGGCAAGGTCGTTTGGTAAGACAAGATGGCGAATAATCAATCCGCGCTCGACCAATCCATCATCTCCCATCACCAGCGTACTGCCCATTTGCCGATACATCTCCCGCAACGCCGCCCGTGAATGCTTCGCATATTCCTTCACGCCGGAGTATGTATACCCCATCTCGTCCTCGGAGTACTTCAGATCCGGCAGATAAACGTCGACGATTCCATCGAGTATACGGAGCACCTCGACGGAATCATAGCAGTTGGTATTGTAAATGATTGGCAGATGGAGTCCAAGCTTACATGCTTCAAAAATCCCTTCGACCATTTGCGGCACAAAATGAGTCGGCGAGACAAAGCCGATGGCATGACAATGATGCACGTCCTGCAACTCGATCATCATCTCGGCAAGCCGCTGAACCGTCACTTCGTTTTTGCGCTCTTCTTTCCAGCGTTGGCTGATCTCATAGTTCTGGCAATAGGAGCATTTGAGATTACAATTCCCGAAAAAGATATTGCCGACTCCGCGCGTACCGACCAGCGCCGGCTCTTCGCCAAAGTGCGGACAATAGGATGAGACGATCGGCAGGCGCGCCGAGTAGCATCGTGAGATCTCACCTTCGAGCCGGTTGACATGACAATCAAGCGGACAGATATTGCACGATTCGAGCATACCAACAAGCTGCTCCGCCCGGCGGGCAAGCTCGCCAGATTCGAACAGTCTGCGATACGGAGCGATATACATGACGACAGAGCCTATAGGTCATTCGAAACCGGAATGTTCCTCAGACTCGTTACTCGTTGCTCAGATGAGATCATCGATGATCTCATCTTTACTCGTTACTGGAATGCAATACTGGCTCTTAAAATCCGACGCTGAATCGTACTCGATCGACGACCTGAAACGCGACAAGACGACCGCCTGGACGGGCGTGCGCAATTACCAGGCCCGCAACTACATGCGGGACCAGATGAAGCCGGGCGACATGGCGCTGTTCTATCACTCGAATAT
This genomic window from Bacteroidota bacterium contains:
- a CDS encoding ABC transporter permease, whose amino-acid sequence is MKYSRFIAARYLTAERRHGQSASNKSEDRAEHRFVSTIVLIAAAGVALGVAALVVTLSILSGFEKTLTNNVLGFTSDVEISSYGNRPLPDFPGTTRFLTQRVPEIRSMVPFVEREAILRSPHGVAGIILRGLPLSDTAALVRHRIVRGHDFASTTPDSLPPILISIGLASDLHIDTGKTLAAIRMNERLRSREDILANLRKFRVVGIYSTGMTQYDNSVAFTTLPAAQAFNGLSMTQVTGYDIRTASIADANPVTRKINRVLRYPYFARSVYDVYPTIFAWIDLQKKPIPIILGLIILVATFNVVSTLLLIVIEKTHSIGVLKTLGATMGGIARIFVTEGMTIAIFGTLIGDLIAFVLCTLEAHYHFFKLRAEIYFMSSVPVSIEWQHYAIVSGIALALALAACLIPSRIAARMQPLDALRFA
- a CDS encoding NUDIX domain-containing protein; this translates as MIPISVAVGLLLRDGCVLMGERRPDKIYGLHWEFPGGKLEVGETALDALRRELSEELAIHITDAQEWLRETATYSNGLTYDIHYYLVRGWTGTMENCEFNKIQWVSNEALPTLLHLSGNKNILDRLTHEGIPA
- a CDS encoding A/G-specific adenine glycosylase is translated as MATRTSSTASRTKAFRRSIVPRLLAWHSANKRSFIWRGVKRSPYIVLVSEFMLQQTGTTHVDRRLPIFLKQFPSVKSLANATPAQVLRAWQGLGYNRRALYLHRAAKALAALRTFPKSLEALQKLPGVGQYTASAVLAFAYNADMPVIDVNVERVLSRLWKKMPNNRTTLPKKDLYEFDASVLPKGQSSAWHEALMDLGATICTKNAPKCLECPLRRSCPSVTMEHSSQKSARSEPHYFGEPRRIWRGRVLRTIANADGVATRTLTSTMEKRFEIEGAGFAPFIKQLVKTLVAEQFIHESADGTLILANE
- a CDS encoding DNA lyase, coding for MNKLPEPWRSVYTERQSAILQRLLDFSDVPPDQYFYELAFCILTPQSSAANAEATIAELVRDHFLERGFDPMSYLRDAKHYIRFHNVKAKRLLEIRERFPDLLPYLLDQTATPEAKREIVLASVKGLGMKEASHFLRNIGVRGLAILDRHIFKHLTRLGVINEIPMSGPTKKRYLEIERLWHEYAKRIDISLDELDLLFWSMETGEIRK
- a CDS encoding GNAT family N-acetyltransferase; this translates as MAILTTSPRLTLRSLEREDIPHSVDMWCDAETMRYMGGPRERTKLLAYIDDLLTHEDATDIHTPNQFWTAIQTHTNEYIGDFGLIQKEVDGAVETELVYLVAKHHWGNGYATEGARALADYAFAVAGLSRLVSLVDPEHIASQRVAEKVGMTFERETVRSNGRTMRIYSILNESV
- a CDS encoding radical SAM protein translates to MYIAPYRRLFESGELARRAEQLVGMLESCNICPLDCHVNRLEGEISRCYSARLPIVSSYCPHFGEEPALVGTRGVGNIFFGNCNLKCSYCQNYEISQRWKEERKNEVTVQRLAEMMIELQDVHHCHAIGFVSPTHFVPQMVEGIFEACKLGLHLPIIYNTNCYDSVEVLRILDGIVDVYLPDLKYSEDEMGYTYSGVKEYAKHSRAALREMYRQMGSTLVMGDDGLVERGLIIRHLVLPNDLAGTRESFEFISSELSPGVTLSVMSQYYPTNKVSDENAEKFESLLLLNRRIREREYDKVLDMLDEFGIENGWAQEFESQDYYRPDFSDRVTPFQR